In Feifania hominis, the following are encoded in one genomic region:
- a CDS encoding STAS domain-containing protein: MQVTITTEADKLNVVIHGEIDHHSVTELRDSVDGQILQSRPQTIRLDFSGVTFMDSSGIGFIMGRYKLAREYGGRVVVAGTGKKTRTILEMAGLARYVTIL, encoded by the coding sequence ATGCAGGTTACCATCACAACAGAGGCGGACAAGCTCAATGTCGTCATCCACGGCGAAATCGACCACCACAGCGTCACAGAGCTTCGCGACAGTGTGGACGGGCAGATTTTGCAGTCGCGCCCGCAGACCATCCGGCTCGACTTTTCCGGCGTCACGTTTATGGACAGCTCGGGCATCGGCTTTATCATGGGCCGCTACAAGCTCGCGCGCGAATACGGCGGCCGGGTCGTTGTCGCAGGGACCGGTAAAAAGACCAGAACCATTCTGGAAATGGCGGGCCTGGCCCGGTATGTGACCATATTATAG
- the spoIIAB gene encoding anti-sigma F factor — MKAINEIKVQFPSKSVNEGFARAVVSSFAAQLDPTIDELADIKTAVSEGVTNAIVHGYRRESGIITITARLYEDRRIQLTIRDRGCGIADVHKAMEPCYTTAPEEERSGMGFTIMQTFMDKLRVTSKPGWGTRVVMEKYIGKREN; from the coding sequence ATGAAAGCGATCAATGAGATCAAAGTACAGTTCCCGTCAAAATCCGTAAACGAGGGATTTGCGCGCGCCGTTGTCTCGTCTTTTGCGGCCCAGCTCGACCCGACCATCGACGAGCTGGCCGATATCAAGACCGCTGTGTCCGAGGGTGTCACAAACGCCATTGTACACGGCTACCGCCGCGAGAGCGGCATTATCACGATCACGGCGCGCCTCTATGAAGACCGGCGCATTCAGCTCACCATCCGCGACCGCGGCTGCGGCATTGCCGACGTCCACAAGGCCATGGAGCCCTGCTACACCACGGCTCCCGAGGAGGAGCGCTCGGGCATGGGCTTCACCATCATGCAGACCTTTATGGACAAGCTTCGGGTCACATCAAAGCCCGGGTGGGGCACACGGGTGGTCATGGAGAAGTACATAGGCAAAAGGGAGAATTGA
- a CDS encoding SigB/SigF/SigG family RNA polymerase sigma factor — protein sequence MAATTQGTYGRELLRRAKGGDRAAVEEFVRENFGLVHMAVKRFTGRGVEYDDLFQIGCMGLYKALSNFDLEQGVMFSTYAVPVILGELKRYFRDNGPIKLSRSIKDSAGKIARARERLCASLLREPTVQELAQETEMAVDELVLALDATRPVLSLSQSMGEGDGEMNLLDLCGDDHTDEVIDAIAVREAVRELKERERRVVEMRFYRNMTQMQVASVLGISQVQVSRIEKAVLAKIRESILSES from the coding sequence ATGGCGGCGACGACCCAGGGCACGTATGGGCGTGAGCTGCTGCGCCGTGCCAAGGGCGGTGACCGGGCGGCGGTAGAGGAATTTGTCAGGGAGAACTTCGGCCTGGTACACATGGCGGTCAAGCGATTTACCGGCCGCGGCGTCGAGTATGACGATCTCTTCCAAATCGGGTGCATGGGGCTCTACAAGGCCCTGTCAAACTTCGATCTCGAGCAGGGCGTCATGTTCTCCACCTATGCGGTGCCGGTCATTCTCGGCGAACTCAAGCGCTACTTTCGCGACAACGGGCCGATCAAGCTCTCGCGCAGCATCAAGGACAGCGCCGGCAAAATCGCCCGCGCACGCGAACGGCTCTGTGCGAGCCTGCTGCGTGAGCCGACGGTGCAGGAGCTCGCGCAGGAGACCGAAATGGCGGTTGACGAGCTCGTTCTGGCGCTTGACGCGACAAGGCCCGTGCTCTCGCTGAGCCAGAGCATGGGGGAGGGCGACGGCGAGATGAACCTGCTCGATCTCTGCGGCGACGACCACACTGACGAGGTGATTGACGCCATCGCAGTGCGCGAGGCGGTGCGCGAGCTCAAGGAGCGCGAGCGGCGGGTGGTGGAGATGCGCTTTTACCGCAACATGACCCAGATGCAGGTCGCGTCGGTACTCGGCATTTCGCAGGTTCAGGTGTCGCGAATCGAAAAGGCGGTGCTCGCCAAAATACGCGAGTCGATTCTGTCGGAGAGTTAG
- a CDS encoding ATP-dependent helicase, translated as MEELKERYLRVKKRILDQEFSRMNARQREAIFSGRGPLLILAGAGSGKTTVIVNRIAYLLKYGDTYHCEELPFGLTEFDVDLLEEYLQNPNPAFAERVSELIANRPVSPWSILAITFTNKAANELKERLIGTVGESANDIWANTFHGACAKMLRRDIERLGYTRDFTVYDTDDQKRLIKECTKMLNLNEKNYPVYQVLSVIGRAKDKLLSPGEFAESAKSDYRLSKIASIYKLYQQRLEAANALDFDDMIRLTVKLLAECDDVREYYQKKFQYILCDEYQDTNYAQYALVSLLAEQHRNLTVVGDDDQSIYKFRGATIENILSFEEQYKEAKTIRLEQNYRSTQVILDAANQTIKHNVGRKGKTLWTENPGGEKIKVFKAKDEYAEGVFIAEKILDEVVRYGKNYRDFAVLYRANAQSSAIETALQRSGIAYKLFGGYKFYERKEVKDVISYLGVLCNRQDDLRLKRIINEPKRGIGDTTVDVVEALAVSSSRCMYDVLAECGEYEQLARSREKLTAFYSMMEELRAKRDLMAPSLFASEVLSRTGYMEFIIAQDKADGRERAQNIETLLANIQNYEENAEAPSLTGFMEEASLATDWETQSEDGQYVSLLTIHSAKGLEFPVVFLAGMEEEVFPSSMAMQNPDEIEEERRLCYVAITRAKQRLYLSYAANRRTYQGLRMHFPSRFLKEMPTEYLDILNQPEPVHTYAAAGTAAKAPKNPIYNYRAGSSLLSGKKAPEPTGEEYRVGDTVQHAAFGQGVVLMAKKMGGDWMLEIAFEKTGTKKLMANYAKLTKPQAN; from the coding sequence ATGGAAGAATTAAAAGAGCGCTATCTGCGCGTAAAAAAGAGAATCTTAGACCAGGAGTTTTCCCGTATGAACGCGCGCCAGCGCGAGGCCATTTTCAGCGGCAGAGGTCCGCTTTTGATTCTTGCCGGCGCCGGCTCCGGCAAGACGACGGTCATCGTCAACCGGATTGCCTATCTGCTCAAATACGGCGACACCTACCACTGCGAGGAGCTGCCGTTCGGGCTGACCGAATTTGACGTCGATCTGCTCGAGGAGTATCTGCAAAACCCGAATCCGGCCTTTGCCGAGCGGGTGAGCGAGCTGATTGCAAACCGCCCCGTCTCACCGTGGAGCATTCTTGCGATCACCTTTACCAACAAGGCCGCAAACGAGCTCAAGGAGCGCCTGATCGGCACCGTCGGCGAGAGCGCGAACGACATCTGGGCAAACACCTTTCACGGGGCCTGCGCGAAGATGCTGCGCCGCGACATTGAGCGCCTCGGGTACACGCGCGACTTCACGGTCTACGACACCGACGACCAGAAGCGCCTGATCAAAGAGTGCACCAAGATGTTAAACCTCAACGAGAAGAACTATCCGGTCTATCAGGTTTTGTCGGTGATCGGCCGGGCAAAGGACAAGCTGCTCTCGCCGGGCGAGTTTGCAGAGAGCGCCAAAAGCGACTACCGTCTGTCGAAGATCGCTTCGATTTACAAGCTCTACCAGCAGCGCCTCGAGGCGGCAAACGCCCTCGACTTTGACGATATGATTCGCCTGACCGTCAAGCTCCTGGCGGAGTGTGACGACGTGCGCGAGTACTACCAGAAAAAGTTTCAGTACATTCTGTGCGACGAGTATCAGGACACGAACTATGCCCAGTATGCGCTGGTGTCGCTGCTCGCGGAGCAGCATCGAAATCTCACTGTGGTGGGTGACGACGACCAGAGTATCTACAAGTTTCGCGGCGCGACCATTGAGAATATTTTGAGTTTTGAAGAGCAGTACAAAGAGGCGAAGACCATCCGCCTTGAGCAGAACTACCGCTCCACGCAGGTGATACTCGACGCGGCGAACCAGACCATCAAGCACAACGTCGGCCGAAAGGGCAAGACTCTCTGGACCGAGAATCCGGGCGGGGAGAAGATCAAGGTCTTCAAGGCAAAGGACGAGTACGCCGAGGGTGTCTTCATCGCCGAGAAGATACTCGACGAGGTGGTACGCTACGGCAAAAACTACCGCGATTTTGCCGTTCTCTACCGCGCAAACGCCCAGTCGAGCGCCATTGAAACGGCGCTGCAGCGCTCGGGCATCGCCTACAAGCTCTTCGGCGGCTACAAGTTCTACGAGCGCAAGGAGGTCAAGGACGTGATCTCCTACCTCGGAGTGCTGTGCAACAGGCAGGACGACCTGCGGCTCAAGCGCATCATCAACGAGCCAAAGCGCGGCATCGGCGACACGACGGTGGATGTCGTCGAGGCGCTGGCGGTCTCGAGCTCGCGGTGCATGTACGACGTGCTCGCCGAGTGCGGCGAGTATGAGCAGCTCGCGCGCAGCCGCGAGAAGCTCACGGCGTTCTACAGTATGATGGAGGAGCTGCGCGCCAAGCGCGACCTGATGGCGCCCTCTCTCTTTGCAAGCGAGGTGCTCTCCCGCACGGGCTATATGGAATTCATCATCGCGCAGGACAAGGCCGACGGCCGCGAGCGCGCACAGAACATCGAGACGCTGCTCGCCAACATCCAAAACTACGAGGAGAACGCCGAGGCGCCGTCGCTGACCGGCTTCATGGAGGAGGCGTCTCTCGCGACCGACTGGGAGACCCAGAGCGAGGATGGGCAGTATGTGTCGCTTCTGACCATACACAGCGCAAAGGGACTGGAGTTCCCGGTTGTGTTTCTCGCGGGGATGGAGGAAGAGGTCTTCCCGTCCTCCATGGCCATGCAGAACCCCGATGAGATTGAGGAGGAGCGCAGGCTCTGCTACGTGGCGATCACCCGCGCAAAACAGAGGCTCTATCTCTCTTATGCGGCGAACCGACGTACCTACCAGGGGCTTCGCATGCACTTCCCATCGCGCTTTCTCAAGGAGATGCCGACGGAGTATCTCGACATTCTCAATCAACCGGAGCCCGTACACACCTACGCTGCGGCGGGTACAGCCGCTAAGGCGCCGAAGAACCCCATTTACAACTACCGGGCGGGCAGTTCGCTCTTGAGCGGCAAAAAGGCGCCTGAGCCGACAGGGGAGGAGTACCGCGTCGGCGACACGGTGCAGCACGCTGCGTTCGGGCAGGGCGTCGTTCTCATGGCCAAAAAGATGGGCGGCGACTGGATGCTCGAGATTGCCTTTGAGAAGACGGGTACCAAGAAGCTCATGGCCAATTACGCCAAGCTCACAAAGCCGCAGGCGAATTGA
- a CDS encoding class I SAM-dependent methyltransferase: MFVSDQWKDYEILDTSSGEKLERFGAYRLIRPDPQIIWDTQRDPALWNREIAARYERSSSGGGHWEINHLPKSWQIGYRDLVFQLKPMNFKHTGIFPEQAVNWDYCRGRIESAGRPVSVLNLFAYTGAASVACAKAGASVCHVDASRGMVDWAKENARANGLSDAPIRYIVDDCKKFVEREIRRGRRYDAIIMDPPSYGRGPSGEIWKLEESLCGFLRLCTQVLCDEPLFVLLNSYTTGLSPKVMEYLCGVSFEERFGGRCRAGELGLPVTKTGKILPCGATVIWER; encoded by the coding sequence ATGTTCGTATCAGACCAGTGGAAAGACTATGAGATACTTGACACCAGCTCGGGCGAAAAGCTCGAGCGCTTCGGCGCGTACCGGCTCATCCGGCCCGATCCCCAGATCATCTGGGACACGCAGCGCGACCCGGCGCTCTGGAATCGGGAGATTGCCGCGCGCTACGAGCGCTCCTCTTCGGGCGGCGGCCACTGGGAGATCAATCATCTGCCGAAGAGCTGGCAGATCGGCTACCGGGATTTGGTCTTTCAACTCAAACCAATGAATTTCAAGCACACCGGTATCTTTCCCGAGCAGGCCGTCAACTGGGACTACTGCCGCGGGCGCATTGAGTCCGCAGGCCGGCCGGTGAGTGTCTTGAATCTCTTTGCCTACACGGGCGCCGCGAGCGTGGCCTGCGCAAAGGCGGGCGCCTCGGTCTGCCACGTCGACGCCTCGCGCGGCATGGTCGACTGGGCGAAAGAAAACGCCCGCGCAAACGGACTTTCAGACGCGCCGATACGCTATATCGTCGACGACTGCAAGAAATTTGTCGAGCGGGAGATCCGCCGCGGCCGCCGCTACGACGCCATCATCATGGACCCGCCGTCCTACGGGCGCGGGCCATCGGGTGAGATCTGGAAGCTCGAGGAGAGTCTCTGCGGCTTTTTGCGCCTGTGTACGCAGGTGCTGTGCGACGAGCCGCTTTTTGTGCTGCTCAACTCCTACACCACGGGGCTGTCGCCCAAGGTGATGGAGTATCTGTGCGGCGTGAGCTTTGAGGAACGCTTTGGCGGGCGCTGCCGCGCCGGTGAGCTGGGACTGCCCGTGACAAAGACCGGAAAGATTCTGCCCTGCGGGGCAACTGTGATATGGGAGCGTTGA
- a CDS encoding energy-coupling factor transporter ATPase: MEEQTLIETRALSFWYQDPDEAEPRKVLRDINLTIRKGEFVAVLGHNGCGKSTLAKHLNGILAPCEGTVLVEGMDTRDEKRLFDIRQRVGVVFQNPDNQLVATIVEEDIAFGPENLGLPPEKIRERVTEALTAVDMLEYREQAPHHLSGGQKQRIAIAGVIAMRPDCIVLDEPTAMLDPVGRAEVMKTILHLNRDEGITVVLITHYMAEAVQAGRVIIMDEGRVVRDAAPREVFSQVEYLRSIGLEVPQATDLVHRLRADGYPVGEAITTQECVEALAKLLKGSAEH, from the coding sequence TTGGAAGAACAGACACTGATTGAGACAAGAGCCCTCTCGTTCTGGTATCAGGACCCCGACGAAGCTGAGCCGAGAAAGGTGCTGCGCGACATCAATCTCACCATACGAAAGGGTGAGTTTGTGGCCGTGCTCGGCCACAACGGCTGCGGCAAATCGACGCTTGCCAAGCACTTAAACGGCATCCTCGCGCCTTGCGAGGGTACGGTGCTCGTCGAAGGGATGGACACGCGCGATGAGAAGCGCCTCTTTGATATCCGCCAGCGGGTGGGCGTGGTCTTTCAAAACCCCGACAACCAGCTTGTGGCGACCATTGTCGAAGAGGATATCGCCTTTGGCCCTGAGAATCTGGGGCTGCCTCCGGAGAAGATCCGCGAGCGTGTGACCGAAGCGCTCACGGCAGTGGACATGCTCGAGTACCGCGAGCAGGCGCCGCATCACCTCTCGGGCGGCCAGAAGCAGCGCATCGCCATCGCGGGCGTCATCGCCATGCGGCCGGACTGCATCGTACTCGACGAGCCGACTGCCATGCTCGACCCCGTGGGGCGTGCCGAGGTGATGAAGACCATTTTACACCTCAACCGCGACGAGGGAATCACCGTTGTGCTCATCACCCACTACATGGCCGAGGCCGTACAGGCGGGGCGCGTCATCATCATGGACGAGGGGCGCGTTGTGCGCGACGCCGCGCCGCGCGAGGTCTTCTCGCAGGTGGAGTATCTGCGCTCCATCGGCCTGGAGGTGCCGCAGGCGACTGATCTTGTCCACCGGCTTCGCGCCGACGGCTATCCCGTCGGCGAGGCCATCACGACGCAGGAGTGCGTCGAGGCGCTGGCAAAACTTCTCAAGGGGAGCGCAGAGCATTGA
- a CDS encoding energy-coupling factor transporter ATPase translates to MNSIKTENLTYTYGVGTPFVKTAIDHVDLEIAEGEFVGLIGHTGSGKSTLIKHFNGLMKPTEGRVFIDGEDIWAEGADRKKIRFKVGLVFQYPEYQLFEETVYKDIAFGPKNIGYSEQEIDESVREAAEMVGLTPDLLEKSPFELSGGQKRRVAIAGVLAMRPRILILDEPAAGLDPRGRDEILARVREYHQQKKSTVVLVSHSMEDVTRYATRVLCMRDAKIAMYGTVDEIFSHSEHLAEIGLGAPQITDVMIGLRARGIPVDTGIYTVDAAERELRRLLQGGERLC, encoded by the coding sequence TTGAACAGCATCAAGACAGAAAATCTGACATACACCTACGGCGTGGGCACTCCCTTTGTCAAGACGGCGATCGACCACGTTGATCTGGAGATTGCCGAGGGGGAATTTGTCGGCCTGATCGGGCACACGGGCAGCGGGAAGAGTACGCTGATCAAGCACTTCAACGGTCTGATGAAGCCCACCGAGGGGCGGGTCTTCATCGACGGAGAGGACATCTGGGCCGAGGGGGCCGACCGCAAGAAAATCCGATTTAAGGTGGGGCTGGTCTTTCAGTATCCCGAGTATCAGCTCTTTGAGGAGACGGTCTACAAGGACATCGCGTTCGGCCCGAAGAACATCGGCTACAGCGAACAGGAGATTGACGAGAGCGTACGGGAGGCGGCCGAGATGGTGGGACTGACGCCCGATTTGCTGGAGAAGTCGCCCTTTGAGCTCTCGGGCGGGCAGAAGCGGCGCGTGGCCATTGCGGGGGTGCTCGCCATGCGGCCGCGGATTCTGATTCTCGACGAACCGGCCGCAGGGCTCGACCCGCGCGGACGCGACGAGATACTGGCCCGGGTACGCGAGTATCACCAGCAGAAGAAATCGACGGTCGTTCTCGTCAGCCACAGCATGGAGGACGTCACGCGGTACGCCACGCGCGTGCTGTGCATGAGGGACGCCAAAATCGCCATGTACGGCACGGTCGACGAAATTTTCTCCCACAGTGAGCACCTCGCCGAAATCGGCCTTGGAGCGCCGCAGATCACCGATGTCATGATCGGTCTGCGCGCGCGCGGCATCCCGGTCGACACCGGCATCTATACAGTAGACGCCGCCGAGCGGGAGCTGCGCCGGCTGTTGCAGGGAGGTGAGCGCCTGTGCTGA
- a CDS encoding CbiQ family ECF transporter T component: MLKDITLGQYFPGKTAVHRMDPRVKIVLTIAYIVLLFVVKNPLGYAVVFAIFAAVLAISKIPLKVVLKGVKPILFLVVFASILNIFYNQDGRELLHFWIIRVTTGGVQTAAFMSFRMVFLIMGTSLLTYTTSPIMLTDAIERLLKPLKKIRVPVHELAMMMTIALRFIPTLIEETEKIMDAQKARGADFESGNLLHRAKALVPLLVPLFISAFRRADELAIAMESRCYRGDIGRTRMKVLRVGRVDYLSILFIALCYAGVIALNMIG; this comes from the coding sequence GTGCTGAAAGACATCACGCTCGGCCAGTATTTCCCGGGAAAGACCGCCGTTCACCGCATGGACCCGCGGGTGAAAATCGTGCTGACCATCGCCTACATTGTGCTTTTGTTTGTGGTGAAAAATCCGCTCGGCTACGCCGTGGTCTTCGCCATCTTTGCGGCGGTGCTTGCCATCTCGAAAATACCGCTCAAAGTGGTGCTCAAAGGGGTCAAGCCCATTTTGTTTCTGGTGGTGTTTGCCTCCATTCTCAACATCTTTTACAACCAGGACGGGCGGGAACTGCTGCACTTCTGGATCATCCGTGTGACGACCGGCGGCGTACAGACGGCCGCTTTTATGTCGTTTCGCATGGTGTTTCTCATCATGGGAACATCGCTTCTGACCTATACCACATCGCCGATTATGCTCACCGACGCCATCGAGCGGCTCTTAAAGCCGCTCAAGAAAATCAGGGTGCCGGTGCACGAACTCGCGATGATGATGACCATTGCGCTGCGCTTCATCCCGACGCTCATCGAGGAGACCGAGAAAATCATGGATGCGCAGAAAGCGCGCGGCGCCGATTTTGAGTCGGGTAATCTGCTGCACCGGGCAAAGGCGCTGGTACCGCTTCTCGTGCCGCTGTTCATCTCGGCTTTTCGCCGCGCCGATGAGCTCGCCATCGCCATGGAGAGCCGCTGCTACCGCGGCGACATCGGACGCACCCGTATGAAAGTTCTGCGGGTGGGCAGGGTCGACTATCTGTCCATTCTGTTCATCGCGCTGTGCTACGCGGGTGTCATCGCACTCAATATGATCGGCTGA
- the truA gene encoding tRNA pseudouridine(38-40) synthase TruA, which yields MRTICLTIGFDGTEYHGYQIQRGKRTVQGTLQQAVRLVLPGTVSVTGCGRTDAGVHAQVYYVRVVTQSEMPLRKIPLALTANLPDDITVYRASEMPADFHPRYSMQSKEYTYRIWNRRTRNPFLLRYAYHVPRAVNREAMRLAARGFLGTHDFRCCQSAGSDQEDTVRTIYECELTERGDLLELRIRGSGFLYNMVRIIAGTVLEAGLGRMDPAAVATILAGGERAQMGPTLPAHGLAMTAVTYKEGFVP from the coding sequence TTGAGAACCATCTGTCTGACGATCGGTTTTGACGGCACCGAATACCACGGCTACCAGATTCAGCGCGGCAAGAGGACCGTTCAGGGGACGCTTCAGCAGGCCGTGCGCCTCGTGCTGCCCGGCACGGTCTCGGTGACCGGCTGCGGGCGCACCGATGCGGGTGTGCACGCGCAGGTCTACTATGTGCGCGTGGTCACACAGAGTGAGATGCCGCTGCGCAAAATCCCGCTGGCACTCACGGCGAATCTCCCCGACGACATCACGGTGTACCGCGCGAGCGAAATGCCCGCCGATTTTCATCCCCGCTACAGCATGCAGTCCAAGGAGTACACCTACCGCATCTGGAATCGCCGCACAAGAAATCCCTTTCTGCTGCGCTACGCCTACCATGTGCCGCGGGCAGTCAACCGTGAGGCGATGCGCCTTGCGGCACGGGGCTTTCTGGGCACGCATGACTTTCGCTGCTGCCAGTCGGCAGGCTCCGACCAGGAGGACACCGTACGCACCATCTATGAGTGTGAGCTCACTGAGCGGGGAGATCTTCTCGAGCTCCGTATCCGGGGCAGCGGCTTTCTCTACAACATGGTGCGCATCATAGCGGGAACCGTTCTGGAGGCAGGCCTCGGCAGAATGGACCCCGCGGCTGTCGCGACTATTCTCGCAGGCGGCGAGCGCGCGCAGATGGGGCCGACCCTGCCGGCGCATGGCCTCGCCATGACCGCAGTTACCTACAAGGAGGGCTTTGTACCGTGA
- a CDS encoding DUF5711 family protein, producing the protein MKPKRRRKKPVEEPREQQVVFETVSGDPQEDETDEAVPSDYTLTQTDDSAAQQLRYEGPKPVEGEQSPERKRRVKKARRARRVVVALIVVLLGLFLFANREVLNLYTLRSFLNSIGITWFGESQVSSFELELDLSQTNLFDCYRDSLVVLSNSGLELTRLTGAPQYSETFHYSNPVLQVRDSKILTYDRGAKSLKTANGFGLDFELTTEYPILSAKMDDKGSFAILTTSKNYKAQAMVYNSSNEAVYRWNSASSYISDISLDEDSHRLAIAGFNTGAAELSTTVTIIDYRSGEIVAAGEPIDGLVAALDYNADGGLFAVTDDALYVLGPDGAQRGVYHFGDSTLSAASAELENGALLILSHHVAGTSLSMVGVDTFGKVMFEIALDSYVEDLAVSDKAILLLVNNRALLYNSSGELQNTISVSDDVRKVAVTSRQQALILELNEVTVVQ; encoded by the coding sequence GTGAAACCGAAGAGACGCAGGAAAAAGCCCGTTGAAGAGCCGCGTGAGCAGCAGGTTGTCTTTGAGACGGTCTCCGGTGACCCGCAGGAGGACGAGACGGACGAGGCTGTACCGAGCGACTACACTCTGACGCAGACCGATGATTCCGCAGCGCAGCAGCTGCGCTACGAGGGACCGAAGCCTGTCGAGGGCGAGCAGTCTCCTGAGCGTAAAAGGCGCGTCAAAAAAGCCCGGCGGGCCCGCCGGGTTGTCGTGGCGCTGATTGTGGTGCTGCTCGGATTGTTCCTCTTTGCCAACCGTGAAGTTTTAAACCTTTACACACTTCGCAGCTTTCTCAACAGCATCGGAATCACCTGGTTTGGCGAGTCGCAGGTCTCGAGTTTTGAACTGGAACTGGATCTTTCGCAGACCAACCTCTTTGACTGCTACAGGGATTCCCTGGTTGTCCTGTCAAACTCGGGGCTTGAGCTGACAAGACTTACAGGCGCCCCACAGTACAGCGAGACCTTTCACTACAGCAACCCTGTTTTGCAGGTGCGCGACAGCAAAATTCTCACCTATGACAGGGGAGCGAAGTCACTCAAGACCGCAAACGGCTTTGGCCTCGACTTCGAGCTGACGACGGAGTATCCCATCCTGTCGGCAAAAATGGATGACAAGGGCAGCTTTGCCATTTTGACCACCTCAAAGAATTACAAGGCGCAGGCCATGGTCTACAACAGCTCCAATGAGGCGGTCTACCGCTGGAATTCCGCGAGCAGCTACATCAGCGACATCAGCCTCGACGAGGACAGCCACCGCCTTGCCATCGCCGGGTTCAACACCGGCGCGGCGGAGCTGAGCACAACCGTGACCATCATCGACTACCGCAGCGGCGAGATTGTGGCGGCGGGAGAACCCATTGACGGCCTTGTCGCAGCTCTCGACTACAACGCCGACGGCGGCCTGTTCGCGGTGACAGATGACGCGCTCTATGTACTCGGGCCGGATGGGGCGCAGCGCGGCGTCTACCACTTTGGCGACAGCACGCTCTCGGCGGCATCCGCCGAGCTTGAAAACGGAGCGCTTTTGATTCTCAGCCATCACGTAGCGGGCACGAGTCTGTCGATGGTGGGGGTGGACACCTTTGGCAAGGTGATGTTTGAGATTGCGCTCGACAGCTATGTCGAGGACCTTGCGGTCAGCGACAAGGCGATATTGCTACTGGTAAACAACCGGGCTTTGTTATATAATTCTAGTGGCGAGCTGCAAAATACCATCTCGGTCAGCGACGATGTGCGCAAGGTGGCGGTCACGTCACGTCAGCAGGCGCTCATTCTCGAGCTGAACGAAGTGACGGTGGTGCAGTAG
- a CDS encoding CvpA family protein has translation MTAILDLATVGIVCLSLVLCYRRGFVRSLANMVGTLISLGIAFFFSGKLGALISRAFIAPIFQNKVDDYLTHLAPAATQGTVGDPVASLFEQMPEVFQNFLNKFSVNAEALKQSVLGAPESEVRQTVVSAVADPMATAVSNLIAFVILFLGSLLLINLLTRALDLVCHLPILHSVNKLLGLALGAVNALLVLFVLCSLLTYFMPFIQNYFGVESGIDSISKTLVFKYIYVMNPFTGLLK, from the coding sequence ATGACTGCAATTTTAGATCTGGCAACGGTTGGTATCGTCTGCCTGAGCCTTGTACTGTGTTACCGGCGCGGGTTTGTGCGTTCGCTTGCCAACATGGTGGGAACACTGATCTCGCTCGGTATCGCGTTCTTTTTCAGCGGCAAACTCGGCGCACTGATCAGCAGGGCGTTTATCGCCCCGATTTTTCAGAACAAAGTGGACGACTATCTGACCCACCTCGCGCCGGCTGCGACGCAGGGGACGGTGGGCGATCCGGTGGCGTCTCTGTTTGAGCAGATGCCCGAGGTCTTTCAGAATTTTCTGAACAAGTTCAGCGTCAACGCCGAAGCGCTCAAGCAATCAGTCCTCGGCGCGCCCGAGAGTGAAGTGCGCCAGACTGTGGTAAGCGCCGTGGCGGATCCCATGGCGACTGCGGTGAGCAATCTCATTGCCTTCGTGATCTTGTTTCTCGGCTCGCTTCTGCTGATCAATCTTCTCACACGGGCGCTCGACCTGGTCTGTCATCTGCCGATTCTTCACTCGGTCAACAAGCTGCTCGGGCTTGCGCTCGGCGCGGTCAACGCGCTTTTGGTTCTCTTTGTACTGTGCTCGCTGCTCACGTATTTCATGCCGTTTATTCAGAATTACTTCGGCGTGGAATCGGGGATCGACAGCATCTCAAAGACGCTGGTGTTCAAGTACATCTATGTGATGAATCCGTTCACGGGGCTTCTCAAATAA